One Candidatus Atelocyanobacterium thalassa isolate ALOHA genomic window, TACAGAAAGATCTTCAGCTCACAATCTTATTTTTTATCTATTTTCTTTTAGTATATAAAAAACAATAATTTTTATAGTTTATTTATCTTGAAAAAGTAAATTTTCAATGTTAGCTTTTCAAAATATTTACATTTACATAAACTTTTGAAGACTTTATTTATTTTTTGCTAAAAAGGAACTAACGACAGAAACTGTTAGTCTAGTGAAAAGCGTCTATATATACATTTTTTAAAAATTATTTTCAATAGGTCAAGGCTACAAAAAAAATTCAGAAAAATCTGATATAGTGCGCAATTTATATTAGGATTCTTTATAAAAGTTATTAAGAATTTTATCAAGTAATTGAAATACATAAATTTATAAAGTATGAGGGTATTTTTATGAAATCATTAGTTCGCTGGGGAACAACTATGGGCTTGATAGCAAGCACTCTATTGACATCTTGGTTAGGAAAGGTGCCAAAAGTTTTAGCTTTGCCTGAAGCTGATATTGTTAAGCTATTACAATCGGTTCCTGTCTTTACTATTACTACGGAAGAAGGAGGTCCTTTAGTTGCAACAGTGGAAAATAATCAAAAAGTAACACAAGTCTTTATGAGTTTAAAAGATGCTGATGGTTTCTTAGATAAACTTCGTAAGCATCAGCCAGATGTCGGAAATAAGGTCAAGGTACAACCTGTTTCTTTAGGAGAAATATATCGTTTCGCTATAGCTAATAATAGTGACACACAAAAAGAACCGCTTCAATTTGTTTATGTCCCTATGAAAAGTGCCATAGATTCGGCCAAAAAACTTTTAGATACTAAAGGACAGGAATATAAAGGTGGTGTTCCTTTATTTCTTTTGAGAGGTGGTCCTGAAAATAGTATGTTGACCATTCAACAAAATGATCAAGAAGTTATTCCTCTCTTTTTTGAAGAAGCTCCCATTCAAGCCATCACAGAAAAAATGAAGAAGGATCAGCCAAATATTGCTCAAACAATAAAAGTTGAAGTAGTTCCTTTAGAGAATGTAATCGGATTATTGCAAACAAAAGATGATGAAGCACTAAAGCAAATACAATTAGTGCCATCTGAAGAAACTATTCAGTTTATCCAAAATAAAATAAAACTACAGCAAGCTCAAGAAGGTTAAAGTATTTAACTACCAATTATTTACATTCAAGATATCTTAAAACTGAGAAATCTTGAATGTTTACATTTATCTTTCATTATCTATAGGAACCATATTATAAAAAGTAATTTGTTAATAAGTATTGAGTACAAGATATAAAATTCAAAAAAAGAAAAATAATAATACTCTCTATTTCTTAGATAAAGGCTTCTATTACAGCTTTTAACTTGTTTTAAAAGTTTGGCTAAATTCTAGATATAATTAAAATAAGCTGAGTTTCATACAAAAATTATTATAATTATTGATATACTTTTTTAATTTTAAGATAGAAGATATATAAATATTTAAAATTTATTTGGACTAATGATAAAAAGTAATGATTAATCATTAGCTTAGTTATTAAGAATATGGGGAAAAACTTGTAATATCTCACTATTTTTTTAGGCTAAAGAGATAAAAAGTAATATAAATAAATGATTAACTGTTTATACTTATAATCACTAGGTGAGTTTACAATATTTATATTCTAAATAACAATTATGGGAAAATTTAAAGCAAGAGAATTAATAAATAAACAGTTACTTTCCCGTAAGAGAAATAATGAACTGAAATTTCTAGGACATATTTTTACTTCATTATCCTTAGGCATAATCTCTTTAAATACTATTTTTCCAGCATCTGCACGTACATCTGAAGAATTAATTAGTTGCGACATGCTAATTGTAGGTGCTGGATTATCAGGTTCTGCTGCTGCCTACGAAGGTTTATTAGCAGGAAAGACTGTTTGTTTAACTGAATTAACTGATTGGGTCGGAGGGCAAATTTCCTCACAAGGTAATTCAGCTTTTGATGAAGGGAAACAACAAAGATCATTACAGCATTTTTCTCGAGGATATAATGTTTTAAGAAATAATATTGCTCGTTTTTATAATCGACAAAATCCTGGAGAATGTTGGGTTAGCGAAAGTTGTTTTTTACCATCTCATGGTCATCAGCTATTATATAAACAATTAAAGAAGGCCGAGCAAAGCGGTAATGGAACTTTAAAATGGTTCCCATCAACTGTTGTTAAAGAGATAGAATTAAGCGAGAATAATAGGTTAATACAAAGTGCTATTGCTATCCAACATAGTCCTACCGATTCAGATCTTTATCTGCATAAAGAACCACTCTCTCATACTATTAAGGATATTTACAGTTATAGTGACTCTGAGCGTTTTAAAAAAAGAATTATTCGTTTCCAGGCAAAATCTCAGGGAAAAAGTTCTACTAATTGGTTTGTAATAGAAACAACTGAAACAGGAGAAATAATTGCTCTAGCTGATATTCCATATAATTTGGGATTAGATCCTTTAAATCATTTTAATCCATCATCTCCAACAAAGAATAGAGATCCTTATTGTCTACAAGGTTTTACATATCCTTTTGCAATGGAAAGAACAGCAAGTTCTCAAAACCAAAGCAAACCAAAATTTTATGATAAATATAAACCTTACTATGGATACGATAATGATCGTCGACTAGCTCATTTCGATCTGGTATTTACTTATCGAAGGATTTGGACTCCTCGTAAGGGAAGACTAGTAAAGACTGGCCCCCTTAAAGTTAATGAGCCTAGTTCTGGAGATATTTCTATGCAAAATTGGCTATGGGGAAATGATTACCGGCCAGGAACATCTCAAGATAATCTTGTATATACTCGTCAGCAATTAAAAGAGAAAGGACAATTAGAAAAAGGTAAATGGGAGGGAGGTTTACGCACAGAAACTTTGAGGAAAGGAGAGGAATTATCTCTAGGATTTTATTATTGGTTAGTAGCAGGAACCACTGATTCTCGCCTAGGTAATAATATTAAAAAACCATCTTTAAATCATCGTCTATTAAAAGGTCTTAGTTCTCCTATGGGTACTAAGCATGGACTATCTAAGTATCCTTATATTAGAGAAGGAAGACGTATTATTGGAAGACCTTCTTATGATCATCCAAATGGATTTTCTGTAAATGAGATTGATATCTCAACTAAAGATTATTGGAATAATTTTTATCGTACCTCTTTACCTCGACCAATGTATCAAAGAGTATGGTCAACCATTGCTAATTTAGAATCAAGGATAATGACATTAAGTAACCGTCCTTCATATTTAGTAACTAGACGCACCCATGCAACAATTTATCCAGATTCTGTCGGTGTTACCCAATATATGATCGATTTTCATCCATGTATGGTCTTATCTCCTCCAGAAAAATCAGGAAACCTTGAAAGAAGAGAAGTCCGTGTAGCTCATGGTTCAGCTCATCCAGCACAAATTCCTTTAAGAGCTATGATTCCTCAAAAAATAGATAATTTAATTGTTTCTGGGAAAAATATAGCTACCAGTCACATCGCAGCAGCAGCATATAGGGTACATGGATTTGAATGGTCAGTAGGAGCAGCGGCTGGTACATTGGCTAGCTTTTCTTTAGAGAAAGATATTTTACCCTATGAGTTAGTAGATGATTTACCTAAGCAAGAGCCTAATTTACAAAAATTTCGCCAAATACTAGAAAATAATGGTAATCCAACTACTTTCCCTCAAGCTATGATGTTTAGTTATTTACAAAATAATTAGTTTAAATAGTCTTTTTTTAGATTTATTAAACTAATTTTAGATCTAGATGTATTATCTAAAATTAATATATCTAGATCTGAAATTAGTTTAATAAATATCAGTTACAAATAAGTTAAAGGAATAACTAAGTATTATCAATTTTGTTTGTCTTAAAAAACATGGGAAAAATAACTTATAATTTAATCCCTAAAACTTGGGTATGAGCTCCTCTTGCTTGTGTAACGCCAATAGTCCTCTGAGATGCTTCAATCATTGGACGGCGTAAGCTTACAACGATAAATTGAGCTTTTTGTGCTTGTGTATGGATCATTTGAGATAATCTTTCTACATTTGCTCCATCTAGAAACATATCAACTTCATCGAAAGCATAAAATGGTGATGGACGATACTGCTGTAGAGAAAAAATAAAACTTAATGCTGTTAATGATTTTTCCCCACCTGACATTGAGCTTAAACGTTGCACTGGCTTACCTTTTGGGTGTGCCACAAGATTCAAACCACCTTTGAACGGATCTTCTTCATCGTCTAATTGCAAGTATCCATCACCTTGTGATAAGGTGGCAAAAATTTTCTTGAAGTTGTCATTAACTGTATCAAAAGATTCTTTAAATGAACGTAATCTTAAAGTTGTAAAATTTTCAATTCTTAATAACAATTCTGTTCTTTCTTCTTGAATAGTAACTAATTTACTTGTAAGTTCACTAAGTCTCTCTTGCACTTTTTCATATTCTTCTAATGCAAGCATATTAACGGGCTCCATTAACTCCAATTGTCTTTGTTTTTTATATATTTCTTTCTGTAATTTTTCAGTATGGGTTAATAAGTCATCTAAACTCTCGCTTAGTTCAGATAATAAAGGTATTTCCGGCAAAGGATTTGGTAAATTACATTGAGCTTCTTTCTCATCTTTCTCAAAAGTGGATAATATTTCTTGTTTTTCTTTTTGCTTAGCTTGTAACTTCTCTAATGTCCAAATATGATCCTGATATTCTTTTTCGAGGACTTTAATCTTTTCTTCTAGAGAATCACGTTTGTTTTTAGTAACATATAATTTTTGTGTTAATTCTTCTAATAAAATTTCTAGTTTTCCAATCTCAATATTAAGATTTTTAAGTTTACCTTCAATTTCTACTTGCTGATTGTTAATATCAGAAATTTGTTGCTTGTTCAATTTTATTTTTAATTCATCTTCATGAATTTTATATTCTATACCAGCAATTTGATTTTTAATATCTTGAAACTTTTCTTCTCCTCGACGTAATTCTATTTCTCGATCTTGTAAATGATTTTCTTGATCTTTTATTAATACCTGAACTTCTTGCCATTCACTGTGGGAATGAGATTTTTCTATATTTTTTAATTGTTGTTGTTTCTTGAGTAATTCTATTTCCAACAAAGAACTTTTTTTATCAATACTAGCAAGCTCATTTTTTAATGTTTCTATTTCTTTTTGATAACTACTTATTTTAATTTTTGAATCACTTTTATAGCTTTCGAGTTTTCCTACTTCTTTCTTAACTTGTTGATATTTCAACTGTTGTTCTCTATCTAACTGCTGTGTTTTTATTAATTTATCAGAAATATCTTGAATTTGCTTTGTCTTAATTTCTATATTTGCTTCATTTTTAAGTACAAGGTTTTCTATATCTACTAACCTTTCTTTAAATATTCTAATTTCCTCAGGTTCTCCCTGATTTAAAATGCCAAAACGTATGGTAGGCCTCTGAGGCCTACTCCCGCCTGTCATAGCTCCACTAGCCTCTAGTAAGTCTCCATCTAAAGTTACGATACGCTGTTTACCTGAATATTGCTTCGCATAATCTATAGTTTCAAAAACAGCTGTATTACCAAAAATATAGGAAAAAACTTTTGCATACTTTGAGTTACATTCGACTAGATCAACTGCTAAACCAATAAAACCAGGAGCGTTTTTTAGATAAAAATTATTTTGTTTAGAATACGATCTAATTTTGGTTAGTGGTAAAAAAGTTGCCCTTCCAGCTTTTGCCTTTTTTAACATGTTAATCCCAGAAATAGCAATAGCGTCATCTTCAACTACAACATGCCCTAAACGCGAACCTGCCGCAATTTCTAGCGCTAATTGATGAAGTGGATCAACTTGTCCTAATTCAGCTACTAAACCACATATACCAGATAACTTTGAATTTAAAATAAATTGAGAAGCGTAAGTTCCTTGGACTTCTTGCTTTGCTTGCCTAGATGCCTCTAAACGATCTAGTTGCCTTTGTTTTTCTCTATATTCTTTATCTAGCCTTGACTGAGTTTCTTTTATAATGTTGTACTCTTGTCTTTCTATATTTAATTTATCAGTTATTACTTGTATATTTTCTGTATAGAAAATTGATAATTTTTCCAATTCTTGATTTTGCAGATCTAGATCTTTTTCATATTTTTCAAACTGTTCTTTTTCCTTATTTAAACTACCTAATATTAGCTGCTGACGCTCAGATAATTTAGCTTTTTGTGCTAATTGAGGATTTAGCTCACTTTGTAGGCTAGATGCTTCTATACTAAGGCCTGCTTGTTCTTGTATCCAAGAATCAGATGTTTCAGCAATTATTGCAGCTTGTTTTCTTACCTTTTGTAAGGTGTTATAACTTCTTGATTTTTGTTCTTTAAGCAGTGGTAAAAGTTCTTGTTGCAATTTATTACTGTTTTGACTTAGTACGTTTAATTCTTCTTCTTTTTGAAGAATATTTTCTACTGCTTTATTTTCTTCTAGTTTAATTTTTTCACTCGTACAATATGATTCTTTCTTATGCTGCTGTAGTTGATCAACTTGTGCTTTTTGTGTAGCAATTTTAGAGGCAATAGTTAACCGTTCATCTTCTCCTAGTTCTTTAACTTGAAGATTTAAGTTCTTAAGATCAGTATTTAGTATGTCTAATTTATTTTCTAATTCTGAATTACTTTTAATTAGTTTTTCTTCTCTTTCCTCATCTTCTGATTTTTCTTTTTTAAGGTTAGAAATTTTCTTGAGCAAAGATTTCCATAATAAAACTGCTTCCCATTCTTTTTTCTGAGAAATTTCTTGTTTAAGCTTTTGATATTTTTCAGCTTTTGCCCTATCGCCTGCCAAGCGTTCTAATGAATTTTCTAATTCTACTTGTATAATCTTGCAACGTTCTTCTCTATCTCTAACCTCCTCTAAAGTTTCCTTAGTTTTATTAATTTTGCGATCAAATTCTGCAACTCCAGCAAGTTCATCAATAATAACTCGTCTTTCTTTAGAGTTCATGCTAATGATACTAGTTACATCTCCTTGAAGAACAACATTATAGCCTTCAGGATAAATACGAAAGCGATTTAATTCTTCGTGAAGCTCATTAACAGTGCATGGTCTTTCGTTTATGTAGTAATTAGAAGAATAACTACCTCCTTTGGTAACACGTAAGCGTCTTGTTACTTTCCATTCGGTTTTATTAATTAAATTGTTTTCTTCTTCTGTTTCTATTGTTTTTAAAGATTCTTCTGAACTTAAATAATCTGAAATATCGAAGGTAACAGAAACATAAGCTTCTCGATTATTACGATTATTAGTATTATGGCTAATTAAATCTGGTAACCTTTCAGCTCTTAGTCCCTTAGAAGTGGCTAATCCAAGGCAAAATAGTAATGCATCCAATATGTTGGATTTACCTGAACCGTTTGGTCCAGATACTACTGTAAATCCAGGCAGAAATGGGATGGATGTAGTTCCACCAAAAGATTTAAAATGAGATAGTTCAATGCGCTTAATATGAACCATGGAGCGATATTAATAATGCAATTGAAAAATTTAAAACACAATTTAGATATAGTTCTATATATCTAAATTCAAAAGACTCTTTTCAACATATATAGGTTTCTAAATAACTAATAAAAGTTAAAAGAATTTTTAAAATATACTCATAAACCTTGTTAAAAGCTCATACTGAATATGAATTATATAGATGGTCTTTAAAGCTATTTAGTTTCATATCATAGAATTAAAATTATTTAATTCAAGACTTCTATAAAATGTGCTTAGTAGTGAAGATAGTTCAACTTTTTATATTGTTGATACCATTACTTGAAAGTTTACTGATGAATAACTCTAAATTAGGATCTTGAAAAGTTTTTACGATAATGTTTTTAATTTCTTCAGCTTGTTCACGAGACTGGCATAATGTAAAGATGGTAGGTCCTGACCCTGACATCATAGTACCTAAACCCCCCATTTTCTCCATAAAAGATTTCAATTCAGTAATCATCAGATGCTCAGATAAAACAACTTTTTCTAAATCGTTATACAGTAAATTTCCAATTTTTTGACCGTCTTTCTGATCAATAGCATTAATAAGAAGTTCGAAGTTATTACTATTTTTCTTTTTATCATTTTTTTCATAACATTTACCAAATTGTTCTTTATGTTTTTGATAAGCCCAAGGAGTTGAAATAGAAAAATTTTGATACTTTGCTAAAACTATCCAAAGGTTGTCTAATTTATTTATTGGATTTATTATTTCGCCTTTTCCTGTAGCGATCGCAGTTCCTCCATTAATACAAAACGGAACATCGGAACCTAGTTCTTCCCCCAACTTTTGTAATTCATAATCATTTAAATCTAATTTCCATAATAAATTTAATGCTAATAAAACTGCAGCTCCATCAGTTGATCCTCCTGCTAATCCTGCAGCTACAGGTATCCGCTTATCAATAATAATATCAACCCCTCCATAAAGATTCAGGGAGTTGGGAAATTTTTTTATTATGAGTTGAGCAGCACGATAAGCAATATTTGTTTCGTTCAAAGGAACCAGCAAGTTATTGCAATATAAATTAATATTTTGAGTTCCATTAAAATTAATTTTTATGTAATCACTTAATTCAATACTCTGTAGAACCATTATCAACTCATGATAATTATCAAACCGTTCCCCAAGAATCTCTAGGTATAAGTTAATCTTAGCTGGGGCAAGTAAGTTACAAGTTTTCATTTTATTGGCCTAGTAAATAATTGTTGACATGATAATACTAATAAAATTTAAAAATTATAGACTTTTATCTAGGTTATATTTTGAATATTAAATATATACAAATACTTTTTCTATTTTTTACTCAATTTCTGCAAATCCAACCTTTGTAGTTCAACTATATAGAACTCTCCAATATCTTGATTACCGATAAGAATGGGCTGATATATTATCTCCCCTTTAATTTTTATTATCTCTCCTATATTTGGAATTTCACCAAAAGTTTTTAATACCCATATTTTCCCAGTTTCATCTTGAAGTTGATAAGAACTACTATCTAGAAAGAGAGCATGATCTACAACGCTTCCTTCGAGATAAACAACTTGATGAGTTAAGCTGGAATCAATTGGTTTTTGAGTCAAAAGCTTTTGGATAGAAATAGTTGAAGATTGAAAAAAAGTAAGATGGTTTAATATTGCATATCCAATCGATGTTCCTGCTATAAGAAGAAAAATAATAACGATAACTTTTCTAATATTTAAAATTTTCATAACATAACAAGAATTATTGAATCGATCATTTAAAAATGCTTTTCCTATAGGATAGGACGCAATAAGATAATTCTACGTTCCGACATAGTTCATATTTTTCTAAATGTTGAGCATTAGTATAAAAAATAATTAAATTTACTTATGTCTTTTAGCTAAACTTTATAGAATTGATGAATGATTATTAGTGCTTGAAAATCAAAGCAAAAGTTAAAGTTTCGACATAACTGTAGCTTGAGTTTCATATTATGCTTAAAAGAGTTATTATCATCCGTAGATATTTGTAGAAATTAACTTAATTTGATGGTTACAATAAGTACGCTACCAGGAACACGAGATATTCTGCCAGAAGAGATTGGTTATTGGCAATATGTGGAAGCTACAGCGGCTAAAATTCTTGGTCGTGCGATGTACCGTGAAATTCGCTCTCCAATTTTTGAAAATACTTCTTTGTTTGAGAGGGGTATAGGAGAAGCTACAGATGTTGTAAGTAAAGAAATGTACACTTTCCCCGATCGTAGTGATCGTTTAGTCACACTTCGACCAGAGGGGACTGCAGGAGTCGCACGTGCTTATCTACAAAATAATTTACATTCTCTGGGCGGAGTTCAACGCCTTTGGTATTCTGGACCAATGTTTCGTTATGAGAGGCCACAAGCTGGTCGCCAAAGACAGTTTCATCAAATTGGATTGGAGTTGATAGGTGCAAGAGATCCTAGGGCAGACGTAGAAGTTATTGCTTTAGCAACTGATGTTTTAAAATTTCTAGGATTAAAACAACTAAAACTAAATATTAATTCTATAGGTGATAAAAATGATAGGAACCTTTATCGAGAAGCATTAATTAATTATTTTTTATCTCATAAAGAAGATTTAGATATTGACTCTCAAAATCGTTTACTTAAAAATCCTTTACGAATTCTAGATAGTAAGAACGAAAAGACTAAAGAAATTAATAAAAACGCTCCTAACATATTACATTTTCTTGGGAAAGAGTCTCAAAAACACTTTGACGAAGTACAACAACTATTAACGGATTTAAACATTAATTATCAGATTAACCCATGTCTTGTCAGAGGGCTAGACTATTATACACATACTGCATTTGAGATTCAGTCTGATAACTTAGGCACTCAATCTACAGTATGTGGTGGCGGAAGATATGATCATTTAATCGAAGAACTTGGTGGAACCTCAACTCCTGCCGTAGGATGGGCTATAGGCGTTGAAAGATTAATTATGCTACTTAAACAAATTGAATGTTCTCCTCAACACAACCCTGATGTTTATATTGTTTCAAAAGGTAAAAAAGCAGAAGCAATTGGGTTATACTTAGCTCAAAAATTACGCTCTGAAGAATTAATCGTTGAATTAGATATGAGTGGAAGTAACTTTGGGAAACAGTTTAAGAGAGCTGACCGTAGCAAAGCATCTGTTTGTATAGTTCTTGGTGAAGAGGAAGCAGAAAATAACACGTTACAGGTTAAGTGGCTACATACCAAGGAACAAAATTCTATGACTCAGGTAGACTTATTAAATCACATTACAGAGTTTAAAAAACAGATAAACAAATATAGAGAAGTATCATCAAAATTAATTTAAGAAAACAATTTAGTTGATATAAAAAATTAATGATCTTTATTTGAATTTATCTAAATTATTGTGTTTTTCCTACAATATAGTTTTCGGAGAATCATGACAGACAATTATTTAAAATAGTGTATATATAAAAGGTGCAATTACTGACCCTTGGGTAAACACAATTAGTGCTCCCAATACTACTAAAGTTATTATCAAAGGAGCTAGCCAAAACTTTTTGCGTTCACGAAGAAAACCCCATATATCTTTTAAGAATTCAAAAAATCCAATCATTAGTAAGGTTTCTCCATGCTTGATTTGCTTTTAGATGTACTAAATATACGATAACTTTCCGTATTAAATTCAAATTTTCTTTTCATCGCGTCGTATTTAAGAATTCTTATAAAAAATCCCATGGGAGTTACTACAATAAAAAAAATAATTCCCAAAATTATTCTACTATTAACCCATGAAGCTATTTCTGCAAAGAGCATCCATCCTTTATAAAATGGTAAAAGAAAATTTGGGGAAATAAAAGAGAAAATAAGAAAAAGTGTACCAATTATCCATGAGACTACAGAATAAGAATGTCCTAGTAAAGTGGGAATAAATAAACCAAAAAATAGGGTAAAGGTTGTTCCCATCAATATTCCGAAAGACATTAACTTTTTATTGTTTGTTTTTTGAGGCATATAATAAAACATGTTTCTAGTATCTATTTATAAATTAATCTAATTCAAACTCATTTTGCCAAGATTTATCATGTTTCCATTTAGGTTGATCTACCTTTTTAAGTACATAGTCATTGATTACCAAGTAATCCATCTCAGTTCTCATAAAACAACGATAAGCGTCTTCGGGTGTACAGACGATAGGTTCGCCTCTTACATTAAAAGATGTGTTAATTAAAACTCCACATCCTGTTAAAGCTTCAAAATGCTTGATTAATTGATAATATCTAGAATTATTCGCAGGATTTACTGTTTGTATCCTAGCTGAGTAATCAACATGAGTAACTGCAGGAATAGTTGATCGAACAGCCTTCAATTTATCTATACCAAATAAACTTTGAGTTTCTTTTTGGTTATTTATACGTAAGTCTTCTTTAACTTTAGCAACTATTAACATATAGTCACTAGGTTTTTCTAACTCAAAGTATTGTGAGGCTTTTTCTGTTAATACAGAAGGAGCGAAAGGACGAAAAGACTCTCTATATTTAATTTTTAAATTCATAATAGATTGCATCTCTTGATTTCGTGGATCACCAAGAATAGATCTATTACCTAGTGCTCGAGGTCCAAATTCCATACGTCCCTGGAACCAACCCACAACATATCCTTTGGATAAAATTGAGGCCACTTCATTAAGAAGTTCATCTTCTTCTTTAAAATAATTATATTTAGCTTTTACATCATCAAGATATTCTTGAGTCTCGTCATTATTAAACTGGGGTCCTAAGTACGAACCTTGCATCATATCAGGTTCATTTATGTTTAAGTGACGTTCGTTACTAAGATATTGATACCAGACTGCTAGCGCAGCTCCAACGGAACCACCTGCATCTCCAGCCGCAGGTTGTATCCAAATATTTTTAAAATTTGTTTCCTGATATATTCTTCCATTAGCAACACAATTTAAAGCAACTCCACCTGCTAAACAAAGGTTATCTGTTTTTAGTTCTTGATAAGCTGTATTAGCCAACCTTAAGACCACTTCTTCAGTTACTTTTTGTATAGAAGCGGCAATATCCATTTCGTGTTGTGTAATTTTATTTTCTGCTTTGCGAGGAGGTTGGCCAAAGAGACGAGAAAATTTATTATTAATCATTTTTAGTCCCATGGCATAGTTGAAATATTCCATGTTTAAGCGAAAACTACCATCTGCTTTTATGTCAATTAAATTTTCTAAAATTAAATTGACATATTTTGGCTCTCCATAAGGAGCTAATCCCATTAACTTATATTCTCCAGAATTAACTTTAAATCCAGTATAGTAAGTGAAAGCAGAATATAATAACCCTAAAGAATGAGGAAAATGAAGCTCCCATCTAGGTGTTATTCGATTTGATTCTCCAAGCCATAAAGATGTTGTTGCCCATTCTCCAACAGCATCCAAACATAAAATTGCAGCATTGTCGAAAGGACTAGGAAAAAAAGCAGAAGCAACATGTGATTGATGATGTTCCGTAAATAGTAGGGGAGGAAGTTGACCAACTTTACAATTAGCTAGTTTTGCTAACTCTTTTTTGAGAACTGTTTTTAGATAAAGTTTTTCTTTTAACCATACTGTCATAGCAGAAATGAAAGAATGAAAACCTTGAGGGGCGTATGCTATATAGGTTTCCAAAAGACGCTCAAAGGTTATTAAAGGTT contains:
- the hisS gene encoding histidine--tRNA ligase, encoding MVTISTLPGTRDILPEEIGYWQYVEATAAKILGRAMYREIRSPIFENTSLFERGIGEATDVVSKEMYTFPDRSDRLVTLRPEGTAGVARAYLQNNLHSLGGVQRLWYSGPMFRYERPQAGRQRQFHQIGLELIGARDPRADVEVIALATDVLKFLGLKQLKLNINSIGDKNDRNLYREALINYFLSHKEDLDIDSQNRLLKNPLRILDSKNEKTKEINKNAPNILHFLGKESQKHFDEVQQLLTDLNINYQINPCLVRGLDYYTHTAFEIQSDNLGTQSTVCGGGRYDHLIEELGGTSTPAVGWAIGVERLIMLLKQIECSPQHNPDVYIVSKGKKAEAIGLYLAQKLRSEELIVELDMSGSNFGKQFKRADRSKASVCIVLGEEEAENNTLQVKWLHTKEQNSMTQVDLLNHITEFKKQINKYREVSSKLI
- a CDS encoding DUF5989 family protein, whose protein sequence is MIGFFEFLKDIWGFLRERKKFWLAPLIITLVVLGALIVFTQGSVIAPFIYTLF
- a CDS encoding SxtJ family membrane protein, which produces MPQKTNNKKLMSFGILMGTTFTLFFGLFIPTLLGHSYSVVSWIIGTLFLIFSFISPNFLLPFYKGWMLFAEIASWVNSRIILGIIFFIVVTPMGFFIRILKYDAMKRKFEFNTESYRIFSTSKSKSSMEKPY
- a CDS encoding carbamoyltransferase family protein, translating into MNILGISAYYHDSAAALVKSGRIIAAAQEERFTRKKHDARFPKNAIAYALEEAKIPLRKLDYIVFYEKPLITFERLLETYIAYAPQGFHSFISAMTVWLKEKLYLKTVLKKELAKLANCKVGQLPPLLFTEHHQSHVASAFFPSPFDNAAILCLDAVGEWATTSLWLGESNRITPRWELHFPHSLGLLYSAFTYYTGFKVNSGEYKLMGLAPYGEPKYVNLILENLIDIKADGSFRLNMEYFNYAMGLKMINNKFSRLFGQPPRKAENKITQHEMDIAASIQKVTEEVVLRLANTAYQELKTDNLCLAGGVALNCVANGRIYQETNFKNIWIQPAAGDAGGSVGAALAVWYQYLSNERHLNINEPDMMQGSYLGPQFNNDETQEYLDDVKAKYNYFKEEDELLNEVASILSKGYVVGWFQGRMEFGPRALGNRSILGDPRNQEMQSIMNLKIKYRESFRPFAPSVLTEKASQYFELEKPSDYMLIVAKVKEDLRINNQKETQSLFGIDKLKAVRSTIPAVTHVDYSARIQTVNPANNSRYYQLIKHFEALTGCGVLINTSFNVRGEPIVCTPEDAYRCFMRTEMDYLVINDYVLKKVDQPKWKHDKSWQNEFELD